One Caulobacter segnis genomic window carries:
- a CDS encoding nitroreductase, protein MAASVPPAPEFGETLPVEAAPEVVAFLARRRSASAMALAAPGPDADQLADILRLAVRVPDHGKLAPWRFVILQGAAKDAFAAKITDLADSQANPTKAKAALRKLTRPPVAVAVISRFIPGEIPEWEQRQSASAVCHQMLLAASALGWGANWITDWYSYDPRATAILGLAEGEQVAGYLYLGTTTEQPQERVRPDVAAITSEWSPA, encoded by the coding sequence TTGGCAGCTTCCGTCCCCCCCGCCCCCGAATTTGGCGAAACGCTGCCGGTCGAGGCGGCCCCCGAGGTCGTCGCCTTCCTGGCGCGCCGTCGCTCGGCCAGCGCCATGGCCCTGGCCGCGCCGGGGCCGGACGCGGACCAACTGGCCGACATCCTGCGCCTGGCCGTCCGCGTGCCCGACCACGGCAAGCTGGCTCCCTGGCGGTTCGTGATCCTGCAAGGCGCGGCCAAGGACGCCTTCGCCGCGAAGATCACCGACCTGGCCGACAGCCAGGCCAATCCGACCAAGGCCAAGGCCGCTTTGCGCAAGCTGACCCGCCCGCCTGTCGCCGTGGCCGTGATCTCGCGCTTCATCCCGGGCGAAATCCCGGAGTGGGAGCAGCGCCAGAGCGCCTCGGCCGTCTGTCACCAGATGCTGCTGGCCGCCTCGGCCCTGGGCTGGGGCGCCAATTGGATCACCGACTGGTACAGCTACGACCCGCGCGCCACCGCTATTCTGGGGCTGGCCGAGGGCGAGCAGGTGGCCGGCTATCTTTATCTGGGTACGACGACCGAGCAGCCGCAGGAGCGCGTGCGCCCCGATGTGGCCGCGATCACCAGCGAATGGAGCCCGGCCTAG
- the cysE gene encoding serine O-acetyltransferase — protein sequence MAKPLEVVTPDTETPVWVALRNQAEHAAKAEPALASLLNAVVLSHDNLADALSFQLARKLGDQELRAMTAREFAADAFKSDPSIVEAAEADLKAVFERDPACKGYVQPFLFFKGFAALQTHRVSHWLWTQGRETLAFYLQSKASEVFQVDINPAARIGKGVFIDHGTGIVIGETAVVGDDVSMLHGVTLGGTGAERGDRHPKIGNGVLLGAGAKVLGNITVGDYAKIASGSVVLRPVPAHCTAAGVPARLVNCPTCEEPARTMDHTLAETVYSYEI from the coding sequence ATGGCCAAGCCTTTGGAAGTCGTGACGCCGGACACCGAGACCCCGGTCTGGGTGGCCCTGCGCAATCAGGCCGAACACGCCGCCAAGGCCGAGCCGGCCCTGGCCTCGCTGCTGAACGCCGTGGTGCTGAGCCACGACAACCTGGCCGATGCGCTGAGCTTCCAGCTGGCACGCAAGCTGGGCGACCAGGAGCTGCGGGCCATGACGGCGCGCGAGTTCGCCGCCGACGCCTTCAAGAGCGACCCGTCGATCGTCGAGGCGGCCGAGGCCGATCTCAAGGCGGTGTTCGAGCGTGATCCCGCCTGCAAGGGCTATGTCCAGCCGTTCCTGTTCTTCAAGGGCTTCGCCGCCCTGCAGACCCACCGCGTCTCGCACTGGCTGTGGACGCAGGGGCGCGAGACCCTGGCCTTCTACCTGCAGAGCAAGGCCAGCGAGGTCTTCCAGGTCGACATCAATCCGGCCGCCCGCATCGGCAAGGGCGTGTTCATCGACCACGGCACCGGCATCGTCATCGGCGAGACCGCGGTGGTCGGCGACGACGTCTCGATGCTGCACGGCGTGACCCTGGGCGGCACCGGCGCCGAGCGCGGCGACCGCCACCCCAAGATCGGCAACGGCGTCCTGCTGGGCGCGGGCGCCAAGGTGCTGGGCAACATCACCGTCGGCGACTACGCCAAGATCGCATCGGGCTCGGTGGTGCTGCGCCCCGTGCCGGCCCACTGCACGGCCGCCGGCGTGCCCGCCCGCCTGGTCAACTGCCCGACCTGCGAGGAGCCGGCCCGGACCATGGACCACACCCTGGCCGAGACCGTCTATTCGTACGAAATCTAG
- a CDS encoding sensor histidine kinase: MKDVDVGLKSDLFRQALLLTLGVWGLDTLLFALPYLASGKPPLPGVLASHFLFMGLGALLSGLVYVRARRTLEAEQPVRFAALAPAVVGLGLVMAVSDMLIGGQLRAVLDGTHPPARVMATRAVSQFLVGAWMFALLGALYLMMIAVRVTRERERQLADARAQALAAEAQASAARLAALRYQLNPHFLFNTLNAVSSAVITGRNDEAESMLARLAEFLRLTLAADPEAMIPLDDELATLQAYLEIESVRFRDRLGLEFSCPNELRAALVPSFILQPLIENAVKHGVAPTSRPVTIRLEASRDGDDLVVIVEDDGEAPAHQAGGQKTEGMGVGLTNVRQRLEVLYGPRGVLQAAPRERGFLVLVRIPLRLETATGASVTGARAA, translated from the coding sequence ATGAAAGATGTCGACGTCGGGCTGAAGTCGGACCTTTTCAGGCAGGCGCTCCTCCTCACGCTCGGCGTGTGGGGGCTGGACACGCTGTTGTTCGCCTTGCCGTACCTGGCCAGCGGCAAGCCGCCGCTGCCGGGCGTCCTGGCCAGCCACTTCCTGTTCATGGGTCTGGGAGCGCTGCTCTCGGGCCTGGTCTATGTCCGCGCCCGCCGCACCCTGGAGGCGGAACAGCCGGTGCGCTTCGCGGCCCTGGCGCCGGCGGTGGTCGGGCTGGGCCTGGTGATGGCCGTGTCCGACATGCTGATCGGCGGCCAACTCCGGGCGGTGCTGGACGGGACCCATCCGCCGGCCCGCGTCATGGCCACTCGCGCCGTCAGCCAGTTCCTGGTCGGCGCCTGGATGTTCGCTCTACTGGGCGCGCTCTATCTGATGATGATCGCGGTGCGGGTGACGCGCGAGCGTGAGCGGCAGTTGGCCGACGCCCGCGCCCAGGCCCTGGCCGCCGAGGCCCAGGCCAGCGCCGCGCGCCTGGCGGCCCTGCGCTACCAGCTCAACCCGCACTTCCTGTTCAACACCCTGAACGCCGTCTCCTCTGCGGTGATCACCGGCCGCAACGACGAGGCCGAGTCGATGCTGGCGCGCCTGGCCGAGTTCCTGCGCCTGACCCTGGCGGCCGACCCCGAGGCGATGATCCCGTTGGACGACGAACTGGCCACCCTGCAGGCCTATCTCGAGATCGAGAGCGTGCGCTTCCGCGACCGGCTGGGGCTGGAGTTCTCGTGCCCCAACGAACTGCGCGCGGCCCTGGTCCCCAGCTTCATCCTGCAGCCGCTGATCGAGAACGCGGTCAAGCACGGCGTGGCCCCGACCAGCCGGCCGGTGACCATCCGGCTGGAGGCCTCGCGCGACGGCGACGACCTGGTGGTGATCGTCGAGGACGACGGCGAGGCGCCGGCCCATCAGGCGGGTGGCCAAAAGACGGAAGGCATGGGCGTGGGCCTGACCAATGTCCGCCAGCGGCTGGAGGTGCTTTATGGCCCGCGCGGCGTGCTGCAGGCGGCCCCGCGCGAGCGCGGCTTCCTGGTGCTGGTCCGCATCCCCCTGCGACTGGAAACGGCGACGGGCGCAAGCGTGACAGGGGCGAGGGCGGCGTGA
- the queF gene encoding preQ(1) synthase — translation MTDLNVTQLGRVVDAPENPEAAVLERVPNPQSDVLYLARFVAPEFTSLCPVTGQPDFAHLVIDYAPGDWLIESKSLKLYLTSFRNHGSFHEDCTVKVARKIVEVAQPRWLRIGGYWYPRGGIPIDVFWQTGPAPEGLWVPDQGVAPYRGRG, via the coding sequence ATGACCGATCTGAACGTCACCCAACTGGGCCGCGTCGTCGACGCCCCCGAGAACCCCGAGGCCGCCGTCCTCGAGCGCGTGCCCAATCCGCAGAGCGACGTGCTCTATCTGGCGCGCTTCGTCGCGCCGGAGTTCACCTCGCTGTGCCCCGTCACCGGCCAGCCGGACTTCGCCCATCTGGTGATCGACTACGCGCCGGGCGACTGGCTGATCGAGAGCAAGTCGCTGAAGCTCTATCTGACCAGCTTTCGCAACCACGGCTCGTTCCACGAGGACTGCACAGTCAAGGTCGCCCGCAAGATCGTCGAGGTCGCCCAGCCCCGCTGGCTGCGCATCGGCGGCTACTGGTACCCGCGCGGCGGCATCCCGATCGATGTGTTCTGGCAGACCGGCCCCGCGCCGGAAGGCCTGTGGGTCCCCGACCAAGGCGTGGCCCCCTATCGCGGCCGCGGCTGA
- a CDS encoding NUDIX domain-containing protein, with protein sequence MSQKPAWLKPHGKPWGVSSSQVVYDNPWITVTEYQAIAPTGRPALYGKIGFKNQAIGVLPLHADGTVTLVGQNRFSLANYSWELPEGGAPHGEDPLDGAKRELAEEVGLQAADWRQVLRMELSNSVTDEIATGFLAMELTPTATAPDETEDLAVARVPFREALDAAVGGHMPDAISVALLLRVHLMAVRGELPAELAALIV encoded by the coding sequence ATGTCTCAAAAGCCTGCCTGGCTGAAGCCGCACGGAAAGCCCTGGGGCGTCTCGTCCAGTCAAGTCGTATACGACAACCCCTGGATCACGGTGACCGAATACCAGGCGATCGCGCCGACGGGGCGTCCGGCGCTGTACGGCAAGATCGGTTTCAAGAACCAGGCGATCGGCGTCCTGCCGCTGCACGCGGATGGCACGGTGACCCTGGTCGGCCAGAACCGCTTCTCCCTGGCCAATTACAGCTGGGAGCTGCCCGAGGGCGGCGCGCCGCACGGCGAGGATCCGCTGGACGGCGCCAAGCGCGAACTGGCCGAGGAGGTTGGGCTGCAGGCCGCGGACTGGCGCCAGGTCCTGCGCATGGAGCTGTCCAACTCGGTTACCGACGAGATCGCCACTGGCTTCCTGGCCATGGAGCTTACGCCTACCGCCACCGCGCCGGACGAGACCGAGGACCTGGCCGTCGCTCGTGTTCCCTTTCGCGAGGCCCTGGACGCGGCGGTCGGCGGCCACATGCCCGACGCGATCTCCGTGGCGCTGCTGCTGCGGGTCCACCTGATGGCGGTGCGCGGCGAACTGCCGGCCGAGCTGGCGGCGCTGATCGTCTAG
- a CDS encoding LytR/AlgR family response regulator transcription factor, translating into MELKVLLVDDEPAALERLSALFAQIPDTRLVGVARNGREAGQAIAELAPDLVMLDIQMPELSGLALASELPVETRPEIVFVTAFEVYAADAFAVEAADYLLKPVRFDRLRQAVERARRRRTLQKAFEQAEAAPIRDNDLDGIWVATRQGHVRVAVSEIDWIEAAKDYVLLHTATRSHIHRITMSALEQALDPARMIRVHRSAFVSPDRVEAVNRLGKGLIALVLRDGVAVPVGPTYVKAVQARLGLGCLEEV; encoded by the coding sequence ATGGAACTGAAGGTCCTGTTGGTCGACGACGAGCCGGCGGCGCTGGAGCGGCTGTCGGCCCTGTTCGCCCAGATCCCCGACACCCGGCTGGTCGGCGTGGCCCGCAACGGCCGCGAGGCCGGCCAGGCCATCGCCGAGCTGGCGCCGGACCTGGTCATGCTGGACATCCAGATGCCCGAGCTGAGCGGCCTGGCCCTGGCGTCCGAACTGCCGGTGGAGACGCGGCCCGAGATCGTCTTCGTCACCGCCTTCGAGGTCTACGCCGCCGACGCCTTCGCGGTCGAGGCCGCCGACTATCTGTTGAAGCCCGTGCGTTTCGACCGCCTGCGCCAGGCCGTCGAGCGGGCTCGTCGCCGCCGCACCCTGCAGAAGGCCTTCGAGCAGGCCGAGGCCGCGCCGATCCGCGACAACGACCTGGATGGCATCTGGGTCGCCACCCGCCAGGGTCATGTGCGCGTGGCGGTGAGCGAGATAGACTGGATCGAGGCGGCCAAGGACTACGTCCTCCTGCACACGGCCACTCGCAGCCACATCCACCGGATCACCATGAGCGCGCTGGAGCAGGCGCTGGACCCGGCCCGGATGATCCGCGTCCACCGCTCGGCCTTCGTCAGCCCGGATCGGGTCGAGGCGGTCAACCGCCTGGGCAAGGGGCTGATCGCCCTCGTGCTGAGGGACGGCGTCGCCGTGCCGGTGGGCCCGACCTATGTGAAGGCGGTGCAGGCGCGGCTGGGGCTGGGGTGCCTGGAGGAGGTTTAG